Part of the Tachypleus tridentatus isolate NWPU-2018 unplaced genomic scaffold, ASM421037v1 Hic_cluster_2, whole genome shotgun sequence genome is shown below.
ACCTTTGAATAAATTCAACAGTGTTGGCAATGGACTCTGGGTAGGTGATGTTCAAGTTATAATAAGCTGCTATGGTCAAAGCAACTGCCATCCGTAGGGTGACATTTTCTGCCAGGATACATCCTTCTACAACTGCATAGCAGTTATTTTCAAATGGATGGTTtcctacaaaaatataaaacaacaagagaacattTTGATGTTCTTGTGAGGCATATTgtcttgttaatactgttatCAAGTTTTCAGCCCTGATAATTCAGGTCAGACCAAAACCTCATATGGAACCCTGCAGCCTGTAgtgtgtagttttcttttatatatctctcctgatgttacaaataaaacaaagtacttaGCAAACTGCCTAACAAGGAAATAATTACAGCTGCCCTCTTCTATCAGAGGCAGCTATCATATTTTCAGTGACGTCTGTGTGTCTCCCTGTGTGTGTGAGTTGCCCACATTTTTTGCCATGCAGGACTGTGTAATTTTGACCTTGAATGGTCAAAAATTGAGATCTAGCAATTCACAGGTCTAAACTCTAAATTTACAGAAACATCAAGGAATtctgaatattgtattatataatctGCAGTGGtgccatatattttaaacatatctcaAACTTTAGGCCTTCATTatcattttcttgttatttttaatatatttaaagaaaaacatgactAATTGTTCTTAATGAAGGTTTCAGAGTTTCAAAAAACACAATGAAGTCCATTAAATGGAAAAATAGGCATACAATGTGATGCACATaatcccccccaaaaaaaaatatccaagtaCAAAAACAGTATGCATGAGtaagaatatattaataagtatctTACCTCTGATGACTACATGGGGGTGAGGTAGGTCATCATGTTGTTCTAAATCAGCAGATGTGATGATATcctgttgaaaaaaattatataatcctattacatgtatttataaattagtgtCTAATACTGGAAACATACAGCAGGTCAAGTGACAGCAAAAGTTGATTTGTAATCAGGATTATAATATGAACTTATCTGCAGCGCAGCCCTAATTTGACGGTCACATAAGTGCTTAATTCATTTGTATAAATTCTGCCAACTTCAGTGATCcataatacaacattcaaaatGGCTCATTTTGCTGGGGAAAATCTTCAAGGACTGGCAACATTGGTAAGGttgatgaatatttttctttagtgaatattttcctgtttacagtaTAATCCTGTTTCAAATCTTAGATAAGcgttttatgttaattatgttaATGCTGGTTACTGTCAGTCtactaaatgtttgtgaaaagagcCTTGGTACTAAGTTAAATTAGGCAGTAGTATTAAAATGTACAGTACTACAGAGAACAGTATTTCCTTAAATAGTAGCCCTACCACAGGTCTCTGTTTTTTCAAGCTTATATTTGACATAAATTTGCTAATcctattttcttataattaaactagtcaatatttacagaaattagcaaacatctaagaaaaatttACCAAAATCTCTAAAACAGGAAGAGCATCTGGTCACTAGAGCTTGATGTATACAAAggtattttaactgaaatatgaTATCATTTTGcaaaatttgccaaaaataaattgTTCCCATTTTTCACTCATTATAAAAGCTGTAGTGAGAGCCTTACCTCTGCAGTTTTAAAGAGGTCTTCTTTATCTTCTCCAAAGATCAGAGGAAGCAGCAAGAGGGTGCCATACACCTTGGGACTAACATTTCCAACCACTTCGGCTAGCATTGTCAACTGGGCTGCTGCTGTTGCCACAGTTACATTTGTTTGTGATTGACAGTACCTCAGCATCTTGTCTGCCCTACTGCTCATCTCATGGTCAAGTCTTTCAAATAAACTGAAGTCCATAAGGTATTCAAAATGGCTTAGAAAGTATGCTGGCTGTAAAGGAAAGGCCAATTTACTCTCACTGCTAACAAGTGAGCACCTTTGTTAATAAGGTAGCTGTGACGGGTAGGTGCTGGTCATACTTTGAATCACCCTTGGCGTGTCGGTACTACCACGGTGGTATTCTTCTACAAGCCAGCACCTCTGCTGTTCCTGGCTTTCCTCAGTCTCCCGTCGGGCAGATCAGGCTGCCACCTGATACAGCCATAGCTATCCTGCTGCAGCACTGAGGCAGATTTTCTCTTAGCACTACCAGTTGTACCTCCATTTCCTTTTTCTTCCAGCAGCTTCCTGCGGAAAGAGTTGCCTCTGCTACAACGATTCAGGTTGTCAAATCTCTCAGAGAGGCGATTTTGAGAGTAGCATACCCTTtccccacctggccatatcgtgCTATAGAATCCATGAAGGTTCTAGGATGCGTATCCACAATCTTCTTGGCAATAGCATTTAAGTTAGCTTTCCCAGGTTTGGGATTTACCTTAGCTATTTCTTGGCACAACACTCTTACTGCAGCAAGGAGATCAGTCTTGGCTGGGGTTGTCCCTTTGGCACAAGCGTCTTGGACTGCATCAGGCAGCTTTTGCCAAGGGATTTCGAATCTCTCTGCCCAGCTTTGCGCCTCCCGTCTATATCCAGAACCTGAGGTGGTTGGTGTGATATTGTCCCTTGACAGTGACAATGGTGGGGGTGTGACGCATTGTTCGGCTGGTGAAGCTGCTGCAGCAAGGTTTCTACTTTTTGGAGTCCCAACAACTGATGGGATACTTTCGGTGCCTTAAGAAAGTAGATTACAATAGAAAATTACAGTAATATCTAAAGAgaattaaagtatttgaaaaagCACTTGTACATTACCCATCAAACCAAGTTTCACCTGCATTTTTGACAATTAAATGCAAAGTTCTGTTTAGCTGTATTTTTgacaattaaatacaaattgtagttataatattaaagtagtaTTGACAGTTTCTTGCAAATTCATGCAAGTT
Proteins encoded:
- the LOC143242523 gene encoding uncharacterized protein LOC143242523, translated to MDFSLFERLDHEMSSRADKMLRYCQSQTNVTVATAAAQLTMLAEVVGNVSPKVYGTLLLLPLIFGEDKEDLFKTAEDIITSADLEQHDDLPHPHVVIRGNHPFENNCYAVVEGCILAENVTLRMAVALTIAAYYNLNITYPESIANTVEFIQRIFLGINPQRGSKVRKTDKRRPAFSTKVRKLIDNLRDFDNDWNID
- the LOC143242226 gene encoding uncharacterized protein LOC143242226 produces the protein MPSVSEEVKNFLVAALHLPADKMVALEEKLQEFGMENLEDLEFLDPEKDLEGTLNLLACRKLALKLKAHFTANGTESIPSVVGTPKSRNLAAAASPAEQCVTPPPLSLSRDNITPTTSGSGYRREAQSWAERFEIPWQKLPDAVQDACAKGTTPAKTDLLAAVRVLCQEIAKVNPKPGKANLNAIAKKIVDTHPRTFMDSIARYGQVGKGYATLKIASLRDLTT